A genomic window from Micromonospora ferruginea includes:
- a CDS encoding ferrochelatase — protein MAYDALVLVSFGGPERPEDVLPFLQNVTRGRGVPPERLAEVAEHYLHFGGVSPINQQCRDLLAAIRADFAANGVDLPVYWGNRNWDPMLADTVARMRDDGITRALAFVTSAYGGYSSCRQYQEDIATARAAVGPDAPVIEKLRQFWDHPGFVEPHADAVRAALAQLDPAKRDSTRLVFTAHSIPVSAAATAGPHGGRYTAQLEETARLVHAAAAPDLPYELVWQSRSGPPQVPWLEPDVNDHLTALAEQGVTGVVVSPIGFVSDHLEVVWDLDTEALETAKQLGLDFVRAGTPGTDPRFVAMVRELVRERIAADGERRRLGELPAWDTCPALCCVPPARRP, from the coding sequence ATGGCGTACGACGCGTTGGTGCTGGTCTCCTTCGGTGGCCCGGAACGGCCCGAGGACGTTCTTCCCTTCCTGCAGAACGTGACCCGGGGGCGCGGTGTGCCGCCGGAGCGGCTGGCCGAGGTCGCCGAGCACTACCTGCACTTCGGCGGCGTGTCCCCGATCAACCAGCAGTGCCGCGACCTGCTGGCGGCGATCCGGGCCGACTTCGCCGCCAACGGCGTCGACCTCCCGGTCTACTGGGGCAACCGCAACTGGGACCCGATGCTCGCCGACACCGTGGCGCGGATGCGCGACGACGGGATCACCCGGGCGTTGGCGTTCGTCACCAGCGCCTACGGCGGCTACTCGTCCTGCCGGCAATACCAGGAGGACATCGCCACCGCCCGGGCCGCGGTCGGTCCGGACGCCCCGGTGATCGAGAAGCTGCGCCAGTTCTGGGACCATCCCGGTTTCGTCGAGCCGCACGCCGACGCGGTGCGTGCCGCGCTGGCCCAGCTCGACCCGGCGAAGCGGGACAGCACCCGGCTGGTGTTCACCGCCCACTCGATCCCGGTCTCCGCCGCCGCCACCGCCGGCCCGCACGGCGGCCGCTACACCGCGCAGTTGGAGGAGACCGCCCGCCTGGTGCACGCCGCGGCCGCGCCCGACCTGCCGTACGAGCTGGTGTGGCAGAGCCGGTCCGGCCCGCCGCAGGTGCCGTGGCTGGAGCCGGACGTCAACGACCACCTGACCGCCCTCGCCGAGCAGGGGGTGACCGGCGTGGTGGTCAGCCCGATCGGCTTCGTCTCCGACCACCTGGAGGTGGTCTGGGACCTGGACACCGAGGCCCTGGAGACGGCGAAGCAGCTCGGGCTGGACTTCGTCCGCGCCGGCACCCCGGGCACCGATCCGCGCTTCGTGGCGATGGTCCGGGAGCTGGTGCGGGAGCGCATCGCGGCGGACGGGGAGCGCCGTCGCCTCGGCGAGCTGCCGGCGTGGGACACCTGCCCGGCGCTGTGCTGCGTACCCCCGGCCCGCCGGCCCTGA
- a CDS encoding HAD-IIA family hydrolase: protein MGHLPGAVLRTPGPPALSPTDHRHPGDDTMHDRKPVQSWLTDMDGVLVHEGQPVPGAPEFVQKLRASGKPFLVLTNNSIYTPRDLQARLARMGLDVPEEAIWSSALATAQFLADQRPGGTAYVIGEAGLTTALHAVGYVLSDFAPDYVVLGETRTYSFEAITKAIRLIDDGARFICTNPDATGPSVEGALPAAGSVAAMISKATGVEPYFVGKPNPMMMRSALNTIDAHSESTAMIGDRMDTDILCGLEAGLETILVLTGISSRAEAERYPYRPSRIVDSVADLIDEV, encoded by the coding sequence GTGGGACACCTGCCCGGCGCTGTGCTGCGTACCCCCGGCCCGCCGGCCCTGAGCCCGACCGATCACCGACACCCTGGGGACGACACGATGCATGACCGCAAGCCGGTGCAGAGCTGGCTCACCGACATGGACGGCGTGCTGGTGCACGAGGGCCAGCCGGTGCCCGGTGCCCCCGAGTTCGTCCAGAAGCTGCGCGCCTCCGGCAAGCCGTTCCTGGTGCTGACGAACAACTCCATCTACACCCCGCGCGACCTGCAGGCCCGGCTGGCCCGGATGGGGCTGGACGTGCCGGAGGAGGCGATCTGGTCGTCGGCCCTGGCCACCGCCCAGTTCCTCGCCGACCAGCGGCCGGGCGGCACCGCGTACGTGATCGGTGAGGCCGGCCTGACCACGGCCCTGCACGCGGTGGGATACGTGCTCAGCGACTTCGCCCCGGACTACGTGGTGCTGGGGGAGACCCGCACCTACAGCTTCGAGGCGATCACCAAGGCGATCCGGCTGATCGACGACGGCGCCCGGTTCATCTGCACCAACCCGGACGCCACCGGCCCCTCGGTGGAGGGCGCGCTGCCGGCGGCCGGCTCGGTGGCCGCGATGATCTCCAAGGCGACCGGCGTGGAGCCCTACTTCGTCGGCAAGCCCAACCCGATGATGATGCGCTCCGCGTTGAACACCATCGACGCCCACTCGGAGTCCACCGCGATGATCGGCGACCGGATGGACACCGACATCCTCTGCGGGCTGGAGGCCGGGCTGGAGACGATCCTGGTGCTCACCGGCATCAGCAGCCGGGCCGAGGCCGAGCGGTACCCGTACCGTCCGTCCCGGATCGTCGACTCGGTGGCCGACCTGATCGACGAGGTCTGA
- a CDS encoding DUF3097 domain-containing protein, with protein sequence MAGRYDGDVLAGDWRRRKVTPEVDAEPELVVEDADSGFCGAVVGFDSGAVVLEDRHGRRRNFPLLPAAFLLDGRPVTLRRPVRAPVPAARRRTASGSIAVDDVRAQVAKASRIWVEGVHDAALVERIWGDDLRIEGVVVEPLDGIDELAAEVRAFAPGPERRLGVLVDHLVPGSKESRIVARVTSPHVLVTGHPYVDVWQAVRPAALGIAAWPVVPPGRPWKEGVCAALGVAEPADMWRHILSRVDSFADVETPLINAMERLIDFVTSPG encoded by the coding sequence ATGGCGGGGCGATACGACGGGGACGTGCTGGCGGGTGACTGGCGGCGGCGGAAGGTGACGCCCGAGGTCGATGCCGAGCCCGAGCTGGTGGTCGAGGACGCCGACTCCGGCTTCTGCGGCGCGGTGGTCGGGTTCGACTCCGGCGCGGTGGTGCTTGAGGACCGGCACGGGCGCCGGCGCAACTTTCCGCTGCTGCCCGCCGCGTTCCTGCTCGACGGCCGGCCGGTCACGTTGCGCCGCCCGGTTCGCGCTCCGGTTCCCGCCGCCCGCCGGCGCACCGCCTCCGGCTCGATCGCCGTGGACGACGTGCGGGCGCAGGTGGCCAAGGCCAGCCGGATCTGGGTGGAGGGCGTGCACGACGCCGCGCTGGTCGAGCGGATCTGGGGCGACGACCTGCGGATCGAGGGCGTGGTGGTGGAACCGCTCGACGGCATCGACGAGCTGGCCGCCGAGGTGCGCGCGTTCGCCCCCGGCCCGGAGCGGCGGCTCGGCGTGCTGGTCGACCATCTCGTCCCCGGCTCCAAGGAGAGCCGGATCGTGGCCCGGGTGACCTCGCCGCACGTGCTGGTCACCGGGCATCCCTACGTCGACGTGTGGCAGGCCGTGCGGCCGGCGGCGCTGGGCATCGCCGCGTGGCCGGTGGTGCCGCCCGGACGCCCCTGGAAGGAGGGCGTCTGCGCGGCGCTCGGGGTGGCCGAGCCGGCGGACATGTGGCGGCACATCCTGTCCCGGGTGGACAGTTTCGCCGACGTGGAGACGCCGTTGATCAACGCGATGGAGCGGTTGATCGATTTCGTCACCTCGCCCGGGTGA